From the Neobacillus sp. PS3-34 genome, the window CCTTTCAATCGCTTCGAAAATCATATAAACACGTGCAGCCTTCAACAAACAGTCTTCTCTTAAGGAAATAGTAATTTCATATGGAAAGAATCCCTGTTCTCTTGATTGCTGCAAAACGGTCAATTCAAATTCATCGTAAACACCAATAGATGGTTTGTTTAAAACTGCTAAAGAGGATGCAGCTTCTGCTTGTGAAATAATTTGGGCAGGACTTTCGCCACTCTCAATAAGTTTTAATTTCCGAACAGCTTCCGAAACATCCCTTTTCCCGTCCCCACCTTCTGAGATGGAAAGAATCATAGCTTCCAAATCATCGACAGCAAGAAATACAACGTCTAACAATTCAGGTGTAACAGAAATTTTTGAATGGCGGATACCATCCAATACATTTTCCATTTGATGGGTTAAGCTAGCCAAATCTTCGTAGCCCATCGTCGCTGACATTCCCTTCAGGGTATGTGCAGAACGAAAAATTTCATTCACGATCGCCAGATTTTCCGGATTTTTTTCCAATTCCAGCAAATGCTCATTACAAGCCTGCAAATGCTCCTTGCTTTCTTCAATAAACACTTCTAAATATTGGCTCATTTCCATGTGCCCTACACCCCTCGGATATTAAACATATTTCATAATTGCGTCGGCAATGTCCTCTACATTTTGCACTTCGTCGATTAATTTTGTTGCAAAAGCTGCTTTTGGCATCCCATAAACGATAGAGGTTTCTTCCGATTCAACAATGGCCATAACATTGCCCCGATTTTTCAACTCGATTATCCCTTTTGTTCCATCTGCTCCCATTCCTGTCATAATAACAGCAATTTTCGCATATTCCTGTTGGCTGCCTGCAGATTTAAATAAAATATCCACCGAAGGGCGATGCCCATTTTCAGGTGGTGACTGGTCAAGCTGAACAGCAAGCCTGGAGGCTTCAGCTGTTCGGATTTTTAAATGGTATCCCCCAGGTGCGATGTAAGCAGTCCCATTTTGAAGCAGCTCACCATCCTCAGCCTCTTTTACAGCAATCTGGGACAGTGCATCCATTCTCGCTGCAAGGGATTTGGTAAAGCCTGGAGGCATATGCTGCACTACCAGAATAGGTGCCTTGATGTCTGCAGGAAATTTGGTCAATACGTTTTGCAAAGCACGTGGTCCCCCTGTAGATGTACCAATGCAAATGAGTTTCTTAGCTGCCGGTTTCCATTTCATGTTTGCGATTGGCCGTTTCGACGAGCTTGCCTTTAGGTCTATTTTACTATATTCTTCAGCATGCAGCTCAGTTCTTTTTTTGACAGGGGTTTTATTTAAAAGGTTTTTAATATTGGCTTTACTGGCAGAGATAACCTTTTCAATGAGTTCTTTTCCGACTTTTTGAAGATCCAGGGAAATCGCACCCGAAGGCTTGGCTATAAAATCAACCGCACCGTATTGCATGGCAAGGAAAGTATTTTCTGCGCCTTCTTTTGTTGTACTTGAAAGCATTACAACTGGAACAGGAGCCTCTTTCATAATCAGCTTTAATGCCTCCAGCCCATCTAATACCGGCATCTCCACGTCCATCGTAACAACATCAGGCGTTAATTCTTTTATTTTTTTAAGTGCGTCCTCGCCATTTCTCGCTGTTCCTACAATTTCTATTCGTGCAGAAACGGATAGAATATCCTGGATCAGCTTCCTCATAAATGCTGAATCATCGACGATTAAGGTCTTGATTTTATCCATTTGATATCCTACCTTTCAAAAAGAAATTTCTTTAACTTTGAAACAAAGGAAATAGAAGAGGATGATGGAATCTCCGGCACACTGCTTTGTTTATACTGTTCCGTTATCTCTAACATAGCCCTTGAGGCAGGAGATTTCGGATTAAAATCCAGAAAAGGAATTTGCCTGGCAACTGCCTGCTGCAGGGAACGATCTTCAGGAAGAATCCCAAGTGAAGCTGCTTCCCGATCTAAAAACCGTTTTAACACATTACCCAACCTCTGCAATGTTTCTCTGCCCTCTTTAATGGATTCGGCTTTATTGGCTATTAGATAAAAAGGAAGCGAGGGATTAACGAGATGAAGGTACTTCATCGTTGCATACGCATCCATCAGGGATGTCGGTTCAGGTGTTGTCACAACAAAAATTTCATCGACGGAAAGAAGAAATTTTAAGGACTCTTCATTAATACCTGCTCCCATATCGAAGATAACAAAGTCATATGCTTCCAAAAGGGTATGCAATTCGCCAATCAGGATGGCCACTTGCTTTTCTTCCATTTTAACCAGCTGGGAAAGCCCAGACCCACCTGCAATATACTTTAGCCCTCCACCGTCCAAAACAACATCCCTTAGATGAGCCTCTCCGGATAGATAATCAACAATCGATTTAGCAGATGTTTTTCCCATTAGAATGTCTATATTGCCCATCCCGATATCCATATCAATTAGTAGTACAGATGAACCGCTCTTGCATAAGGACAAGGAGAAATTTAGGGAAAAATTCGACTTTCCCACTCCTCCTTTTCCACTTACAACAGCAATCGCTTTCGTATTGGTCCGGTTTTCCTGCGCAATCAATTTTAAACGTAAGCTCTCTGCCTGGTCATTCATGCTACTCGACCCCTAGTAATAAATTAATTAGGACTTCAGGGTTTGCAGACGTCATATCATCCGGCACATTTTGCCCATTCGTCACATATGACACTCCGATTTGATGATCCTTTATCATATTGATCATCGGTCCATAGACAGAAGTTTCATCTGCTTTCGTAAAAATTAATTTATTAATATTAACGATTGAAAATTGCCGATAAATTTGCTCCATATCCTTTTGTTTGGCAGTCAGCGATAATACAAGAAATGTCTCCATATCCTTGTTAAAATCTATTATTTTTTGCAAATCCTCAACATACTGCTTGTTTCTGAAATTTCGGCCTGCCGTATCTATGAGAACAATATCGTAATCCTCAAATTTTTGGGAAGCCTCTTTAAAATCATCAATGTTATAACATACCTCAAGTGGTACATTTAAGATTTTTGCATAAGTTTTTAATTGCTCTATCGCACCAATTCGGTAAGTGTCGGTAGTAATAAAAGCAACCTTCTTTTTATATTTTATGACACAGTCGGCAGCAATTTTAGCTAGAGTAGTAGTTTTGCCGACTCCTGTGGCCCTACGACGTTGATAAACTTTTTTGTGAATGAAAGCCCGCCAAAGTCGGTATCGCTTAAAAAAGCCTGCAGATCTTCACGAAACCAGGAAGTGATTTCCTTGCTATCACTTTTCTGTCCTCTCATATACCACTTCTCCAGTAATAAACCCAGGAAATGCTCCTGTAGTTGGTGCGAGAATTCCTGCTCCTCCATCAATTGCTGAATATCCATTATTTGCTCAGGATAACTCCCTTTCGACGCGTCATTACCGGACCGCTCTGTTTTTATAAGTTTCTTAATTTCACTCAATTCTTTTAACAAATCATCTGGTACATTTGGAGCTGCTGCTTCCGGGTTTGCAAACAGCCTGGAAAAATCAGTTTTTCCAGGTGTTTCTTTTACTGACGGACCTTGAGGTGCTTTCTTTTTTTCCTTTATAACAGGCCTGCTGTCCTGCTTTGTCGCAGGATCTACAGCAGCAATAACCTCGAAGTTCTTTTTCCTAAAAAAGCCTAAGAAACCGCCTGTTTCTATCACTCTTGAGTTTAATATGACTGCGTCATTGCCTAATTCAGCACGTACCAGCCTCATTGCTTCCGGCATGGAAGCAGCCGTGAATTTATTTATTTTCATTCAATATTCACCACCCCAACACTTTGTACCTCTACGTTTGCTTCCAGTTCATTGTAAGACAAAATTGGCATTTTTGGAAAATATCTTTCTGTCAATTGTCTAACATACATTCTTACTGCTGGAGAGCAAAGGATAATTGGTGATTGTTCCATTAGCGAAAGTTGCTCAGCCTGTCCTGCCACCGATTCCAAAATATTTTGAGAAACAGAAGGATCCAGCGATAAATAATTTCCATGCTCTGTCTGCTGGATGCTGTCTGCAATTGCCTTTTCAATCCTACCCGACAAAGTCATTACCTTTAATGTATCTCCCTGTCCGGCATATTGATTGGTTATTTGCCGTGCAAGAGCCTGTCTGACATATTCGCATAGGATATCCGAATCTGAGGTCACCTTTGCGAAATCTGCCAAGGTCTCAAAAATAACAGGCAGGTTTCGTATAGACACACTTTCTTTTAGCAGCTTTGCCAATACTTTTTGAACCTCTCCTACTGACAGCGGATTTGGTGTAACTTCCTCAACTAAAATTGGATAGCTTTCTTTTAAATGGTCGATAAGCTGTTTCGTCTCTTGCCTTCCCAGTAAATCACTGGCATTGGCTTTAATCGCTTCGGTAATATGCGTTGATACAACCGAAGGGGGATCTACAACCGTATAACCGAATATTTCTGCCTGTTCCTTCATTTCATCTGTTATCCACTTAGCTGGGAGCCCAAAGGAAGGTTCTATTGTATCGATACCTTCTATTGAATCATCCTCAATACCTGGGCTCATCGCTAAATAGTGGTCGAGCAATAGTTCCCCTCTTGCCATTTCGTTCCCTTTTATTTTCAGCCGATATTCATTTGGCTGAAGCTGAATATTATCGCGGATTCTGACCACTGGTATGACAAGGCCAAGCTCTATCGCAAGCTGCCTTCGGATCATAACAATCCGATCCAGTAAATCTCCGCCCTGATTTGCATCGGCAAGAGGGATTAGCCCATAACCAAATTCGAATTCTATCGGATCTACATTAAGAAGGTTTACTACACTTTCAGGGCTTTTCATTTCATCTGTTTCAATTTCTTCTTCGATTTCCTGCAGCTGATCTTTATCCGTTTTTGGTGCTTTTGAGAACATATAGCCGCCAAATATGAGAAGGCCAGCTATCGGCATTGTCAGCAAATCGTAAATGGGAGTAAAAAGCCCTAAAAAGAAAATCGTCCCTCCTGCTACATAAAGCATCTGCGGATAGGCAAGTAACTGGGAGGTAATATCTTTACCAAGATTTCCATCGGAAGCAGCTCTTGTAACTACGATACCTGTCGCGGTAGAAATTAAAAGAGCAGGCACCTGGCTCACTATTCCATCCCCGACTGACATTAATGAAAAATGTTTAGCAGCTTCAGCAACAGCCATTCCTTGCTGAAGTACTCCAATGATCATTCCGACAATCAGGTTAATCAGAACGATAATGATTCCAGCAATAGCGTCACCTTTAACAAATTTACTGGCTCCATCCATCGCCCCATAGAAATCCGCTTCTTTTGATACCTTTTCCCGTCGTTCCCTAGCCTGATGTTCAGAAATCATTCCGGCATTTAAATCAGCATCAATGCTCATCTGCTTACCAGGCATGGCATCAAGGGTGAAGCGTGCCGCAACTTCAGAAACACGCTCTGAACCTTTTGTGATGACGATAAACTGGATAATAATTAAAATCAGGAATAAAACAAGACCTACTACTACATTTCCCCCAACAACGAAGGTTCCAAAAGTTTCAACAACGTCTCCTGCATCGCCATGTGTTAAAATCGCCCTTGTAGTTGATACGTTTAAGCCGAGGCGAAATAATGTCAATAATAGGAGCAGCGACGGAAACACTGAAAATTGGAGCGGTTCTGTCATGTTCATGGATATAAGCAAAACAAGCAGCGCCAAAGAAATATTCAAAATGATCAGAATGCTAAGGAGCCATGTTGGAAATGGAATAATTAACATAGCCACTATTAAAATTACACTTAGCATTACCGTTAAATCTCTGGCTTTCATCGCATTTCTCTCCTTATTCTCCAGTAACTAAAACACTTGGTGAATTATTAATTTTATGCTTTTTTCTAAAAGATTGTTGTTTTTAGTAATAGTTGATTTCCGCTTCAGGATGCTCGCTTTCCGCGGGGTGGGCGGTGAGCCTCCTCGTCGCTAAAGCGACTGCGGGGTCTCACCCGTCCCACTGCTCCCGCAGGACGTTGAATTAGCTTCCTAGAATCAACACCGCACGAAGGAAATGCAATAGCATTTTCGAGGAGCTCGCACCTTCCGCTCCAATCAACTTCTTTATCAACTATCTGATTCATTCTAAATAGCAACAAAGTTTACGAAAACAGCCTAATTTTATTTGTCTTAGATTTTGTTTTTTGTTCTATATACGAATGCAAGAATTTCGGCTACTGCTTTAAAAAATTCCTCCGGTATCGTATCACCGACTTCAGTCTGACCGAATAATGCTCTTGCCAAGGGACGATTCTCAACCGTAATGACATCATTTTCCTTAGCAATCATTTTTATTTTCTGCGCTAAGAAGTCCGCACCCTTCGCAACAACAAAAGGAGCATCCTGCTTGGTTTCGTCATATTTGATCGCAATGGCAAAATGGGTAGGATTTGTGATGACTACGTCTGCCTTTGGTACTTCCTGCATCATTCTGCGCATTGCCATTTCCCGCTGTCTTTGCTTTATTTTGGACTTTATGAGCGGGTCGCCTTCTGTGTTCTTATATTCATCCTTTATGTCCTGCTTTGACATTCGGATATTTTTTTCAAAATCATATTTTTGATAGAGGAAATCTAAAAGCGCCAAGAACAGCAATGCCCCTGAGGCATATAAACCCATATTGACTGTCAGGCTGGCAAGAGTAGCCAGGGCGGTTCCTACTGGCTTTTGGGCAAGGACAAGGATTTCATCCATTTTGTTCCATAAAACAGAAAATGTGATGGCGCCGATGAAGCCAATTTTCAAAATCGATTTTACGAGTTCGACAATAGCCCGCATCGAAAAGATTCTTTTAAATCCGCTAATTGGATTAATTTTTTCAAGCTTTGGCTGTATGGCCTCAGCAGAAAAGATAATCCCTACCTGAAAATAATTAGAAATAACGCCGCCAATAAGTGCAACCAGCATGATGGGACCAAGATATAGGGCCATTCCTTTCATAGTTGCGAGAAATAGAACCTGAACATTATTTTCAGTTAAATTCATTAATAAATCTTCCTGTAATGAATGCCTGAATAATGAAAATATCCCATTCTTCAAGTAATTTCCTGCAAAAAGAAGAAAAAGGAAAACTGACAGCAGTACTACCGCAGTATTGATGTCCTGGCTCTTTGCGGCTTGTCCTTTCTTTCTTGCCTCCTGCCGTTTTTTCGGAGTTGCTTTTTCGGTTTTTTCACCTGCAAACAACTGCAAATTCAGCTTTAACAAATACATTTATGAACCTCCAAGCAGTTCCATCATGCCACGCATTGTAGTCAGCATCGTTTCAACCAGATTGGAAACTGCCATGATCAAGACACCCATTACAGCGATGATGACAATAAAACCTGCCAATGTTTTCACAGGAAGACCAACTACAAAGATATTCAGCTGTGGCACAGTTCTGGCGACAATCCCCAGAGCAATGTCTACTAGAAAAAGGCTTCCTACAACCGGAATGGACATCTGCAAGGCCATCATAAACACGGAGCTAAATGATTTGACTACATATTCTGCAATGTTGGCGTTACCAAGATGAAGCCAGGGCTGATCAATTGGAATAAACCGATAACTGTAAAAAATACCATCAATTAAAAGGTGATGTCCGTTTATTGAAAGTAAAAGTAAAAGTCCCAAGGTATATAAATATTGTCCCAATAAAGGGCTCTGTGCTCCGGTTTGGGGATCGATAACGTTTGCGATCGCAAAACCCATTTGAAAATCGATGAACCCACCGGCAATTTGGATAGCAGATAAAATCATATATGCAGCAAATCCAATCAGAAGGCCAACAAGCGCTTCCTTAATAATTAAAAGATAAAAAGCTCCGTTGACTTCCAAGGCTGGCGGATCAATCGCATAAAACATTATCCAGGCAAGGAAAAAACTAAGCCCGATTTTATGGGCAGCTGGTATTGTACGATAGGAAAACAGCGGCATCATCAGGAAAAAGGAAGATACTCTTACAAA encodes:
- a CDS encoding chemotaxis response regulator protein-glutamate methylesterase — translated: MDKIKTLIVDDSAFMRKLIQDILSVSARIEIVGTARNGEDALKKIKELTPDVVTMDVEMPVLDGLEALKLIMKEAPVPVVMLSSTTKEGAENTFLAMQYGAVDFIAKPSGAISLDLQKVGKELIEKVISASKANIKNLLNKTPVKKRTELHAEEYSKIDLKASSSKRPIANMKWKPAAKKLICIGTSTGGPRALQNVLTKFPADIKAPILVVQHMPPGFTKSLAARMDALSQIAVKEAEDGELLQNGTAYIAPGGYHLKIRTAEASRLAVQLDQSPPENGHRPSVDILFKSAGSQQEYAKIAVIMTGMGADGTKGIIELKNRGNVMAIVESEETSIVYGMPKAAFATKLIDEVQNVEDIADAIMKYV
- a CDS encoding MinD/ParA family protein, whose amino-acid sequence is MNDQAESLRLKLIAQENRTNTKAIAVVSGKGGVGKSNFSLNFSLSLCKSGSSVLLIDMDIGMGNIDILMGKTSAKSIVDYLSGEAHLRDVVLDGGGLKYIAGGSGLSQLVKMEEKQVAILIGELHTLLEAYDFVIFDMGAGINEESLKFLLSVDEIFVVTTPEPTSLMDAYATMKYLHLVNPSLPFYLIANKAESIKEGRETLQRLGNVLKRFLDREAASLGILPEDRSLQQAVARQIPFLDFNPKSPASRAMLEITEQYKQSSVPEIPSSSSISFVSKLKKFLFER
- the flhA gene encoding flagellar biosynthesis protein FlhA, yielding MKARDLTVMLSVILIVAMLIIPFPTWLLSILIILNISLALLVLLISMNMTEPLQFSVFPSLLLLLTLFRLGLNVSTTRAILTHGDAGDVVETFGTFVVGGNVVVGLVLFLILIIIQFIVITKGSERVSEVAARFTLDAMPGKQMSIDADLNAGMISEHQARERREKVSKEADFYGAMDGASKFVKGDAIAGIIIVLINLIVGMIIGVLQQGMAVAEAAKHFSLMSVGDGIVSQVPALLISTATGIVVTRAASDGNLGKDITSQLLAYPQMLYVAGGTIFFLGLFTPIYDLLTMPIAGLLIFGGYMFSKAPKTDKDQLQEIEEEIETDEMKSPESVVNLLNVDPIEFEFGYGLIPLADANQGGDLLDRIVMIRRQLAIELGLVIPVVRIRDNIQLQPNEYRLKIKGNEMARGELLLDHYLAMSPGIEDDSIEGIDTIEPSFGLPAKWITDEMKEQAEIFGYTVVDPPSVVSTHITEAIKANASDLLGRQETKQLIDHLKESYPILVEEVTPNPLSVGEVQKVLAKLLKESVSIRNLPVIFETLADFAKVTSDSDILCEYVRQALARQITNQYAGQGDTLKVMTLSGRIEKAIADSIQQTEHGNYLSLDPSVSQNILESVAGQAEQLSLMEQSPIILCSPAVRMYVRQLTERYFPKMPILSYNELEANVEVQSVGVVNIE
- the flhB gene encoding flagellar biosynthesis protein FlhB; protein product: MYLLKLNLQLFAGEKTEKATPKKRQEARKKGQAAKSQDINTAVVLLSVFLFLLFAGNYLKNGIFSLFRHSLQEDLLMNLTENNVQVLFLATMKGMALYLGPIMLVALIGGVISNYFQVGIIFSAEAIQPKLEKINPISGFKRIFSMRAIVELVKSILKIGFIGAITFSVLWNKMDEILVLAQKPVGTALATLASLTVNMGLYASGALLFLALLDFLYQKYDFEKNIRMSKQDIKDEYKNTEGDPLIKSKIKQRQREMAMRRMMQEVPKADVVITNPTHFAIAIKYDETKQDAPFVVAKGADFLAQKIKMIAKENDVITVENRPLARALFGQTEVGDTIPEEFFKAVAEILAFVYRTKNKI
- the fliR gene encoding flagellar biosynthetic protein FliR; the encoded protein is MNDLLPDFPAFLLIFVRVSSFFLMMPLFSYRTIPAAHKIGLSFFLAWIMFYAIDPPALEVNGAFYLLIIKEALVGLLIGFAAYMILSAIQIAGGFIDFQMGFAIANVIDPQTGAQSPLLGQYLYTLGLLLLLSINGHHLLIDGIFYSYRFIPIDQPWLHLGNANIAEYVVKSFSSVFMMALQMSIPVVGSLFLVDIALGIVARTVPQLNIFVVGLPVKTLAGFIVIIAVMGVLIMAVSNLVETMLTTMRGMMELLGGS